The Solanum pennellii chromosome 4, SPENNV200 genomic interval cattaaattataaaattatattattgtggTCGAATTAAGATAGAAAAagatttcttcaattgatactCGATTTATCTTATTTATTCAATGTctttgtatttgatatttcatTTCTAAAgctagataaattatttttttcaacattaatCTCTCTCCTAATATATTTTAGACGCTACATAACATCATCttaacataaatttcatcctataaaaatatttttttcaatctttaaataattttctaattataatataatccaTACGAAAGTGTTAGATATGTTCATATATCACATAACTAATACTCCACATATGTAACGTGCATAACTAACTAATAATGCATTGactttttaaattcaaacatcTTAATAGCTTATTTTCGCTAATCAACTCATCAAATAGTCAAACTActattctctctctcttttttcttaaacCCCTCCCAATCCCTTGAATCCACAACCTTAGAATTAGGAATGGAACGCTTATCAAAGCTATTATCgattagtttgatttaatttttaaagttcaTTAATTTAGCTTATCGATTATCGATTCATTAACATGCTAAATTAATACAAAACTATTAAGATATTGacttattaattattgattgTTATTTGTATGATTTAACTGTTAAAGTttgacatgaaatttttttttgaaaatcacgTAGAAAGAAAATGACAAACTCTTAATGATGATAGGATATTTGTTTCTTTGAGAGTGACAAAGGCAGTCCTAAAACTGCTCCGAAATTCAGATTTCTTGCCCACttacaaaataaatagaaaaaatgacCTTTCGCAAATCTTTTGTAAAAAAgccatataataataatttttgaaaattatagtAAATAGCCTATAAAACCAATTCTCCTACTCCAAGTCACAAGCTTAGCTCTTCTTTACTTACTGATTGCCTAGAGGCGGATCCAGAACTTTTAGTTTGTGAGTTTCTaccaatatcaaattaaaagattAAGGGAGGCAACAAAAGCCTACATGGTGACCAAGGGGATTCTAACCTCAACCAAGAAGGGAGTAAAGCTTAACAAATGCCAATAGATCAATTATACACTTCGTTTATGAGTTCCCAACTCGTAATTCTTATAAACTTGCTGGATTTCTTAATACTAAAACAGGATCAGCGCACAAGTTATTGGGTTCCCAAGAACCTCCAGCCCAACACCCTGAAGCTACCCCCTGCTTGATTGGCCCCTCAAAGAACAGAAACCAGTGCACTAGAGTTGATAGGGAGAAGTAAACCAGTGAGTATAGAGCATGGAAGAGATTTAGAGGCTATGGAGTACCCTGATCATGGCTGAATCTCTACCCACAGCGACCTGCATTTTTATGAGTTACTTTCATTTCTCAACCCAAATCAACTTCAGCTATGTGTACGCTCTTTGCTGTTACGAAGTAAAGAGACCATATCACCAGTATTTCTTGTACGCTAACAAGCATTCTCTTCTACTCTAGGGGGACAAGAGTCAAGGGACGAAAGAGAGTGATTTGTTTCCCCAGTTAGAATTCTAGTTCTGAACTTCAATGTTTATACCAGACTGTCAATTAATAACCACAAAGTTAAACACCTTTAATCAATCAACCAAAATACACACGGATATGATCAACAcatgttgaaagaaattttataatcaaCCAAATATGACTTTGCCATGGGCCTTCCCTCATCTTCAAAACTCTTAAGCAAGATTTCAGAAGAGTGAAGAAATCAATACATCATGAGTAATCTTGAGTCAAAACGCACAAAAAGGCACTAACCAGTATATCAAGAACCGAGAAACACCTAAAATGCCAATGAAGATTATGGTTACCATCACAAGGTAATCTTCACACATATGAAAAGAATAAGTCTTctaataatgaaatgaatatgaTGCTGAAGTTATCCAAGAAAATGAAGGTACTGAGGAGTCTTTAGAACCTACAACACAAACGTCAACTGCATCCAGAGggaatataatgataaaaattcACTATAATGAAACAAGGGAAATTATGAGATGGAACTTGGCTGATATGGATTATGCAGAATCTAACATAGGCGCAAGATAGCTATTTAAGTAAACAATAGGAGAAGCAGACACTGAAATAAATGCAATGTCAGTTTATGCAATGGTATTTAACCAAGAAAAATACAGAAGGTTGAAAGAAATTACGTGCCGTTTTCTCAACATAGTAGATGCTCTCCAGGTTCATGAAAGACTCTGAGGAAGTTAAGATTTTGGAAACAAGTGCTGTCACAATaaggaagaaaataaatctCATATTGTTGACACTGTTGTAGCTTAATGTAACTGCTctcattttttcttctctctcccTCAGGTACCACGGGTTAACCCAATTTAAGGTGACTTGCATCCGTTATGTCCTTTTGTGATTGTGGTTCTCTCTCTTATTACATCAGATCCGTGACAAGCAGGTGCCAAACATTAGAGTGTACTTAAAAATTGTGAAATGCAGGGCAAAGTGACACGGCTGCGCTAAATCAAGCATCTAGATATCCAAGCTTTTCTCCCCcttttttccctataaataaagagaGAATTTATCTCAAGATTCAATCTAACACGGAGTATTTGATCAACTTCACCGGTTCATGTATCAGTGTCTTAAGGAGCAATCATACCTCATTATCAGTAATAAACAAGAATCGCCCTCGTTAAGACATGCAATCACATCATTGATGTTCCAAACATCAAAAGAATAATCACTTTTTCTGTTTTCAAACCAAAAAAAGATGACACAATTTCGGAAAGATAATGTCCTCAATTACCAGTTtcaaaaatgaatgtaaaatgtTGGCACAATAGCTGCCAGAAATACAATCAAAACTAAAAACAGTAATGGTCTCACCGTTAGCTTGGAAAACATTCAGTGGATACTGTTTGTAAACCAAGAAATCTATGTATGAGAGAAAACAATAAGCTCACTCTATCTTAGTTTCTGCTTTTGATGTATAACTCATATACCTCAGGGATCTCGTCCCTTACGGGAAGTacataattttctaaaaactCCCGCTCAGAACACTTGATAACTGTATAAAAACATGGCACTTTCTTTATCACTTGTTTCTCCTGTAGAAGTTCCCAGATTTTAATCCTGGGCAAGACCCGCTTCTCCAAACTGAACATTATAAGTGTGGGATGCCTCGCTATGTAACTAGATTCATACCCAAGCTCCTCCATGAAAAACTTCAATACATTTCTGAGCTTAACCTCAGATGTAGTCAAACATAAAGGAAGCCTTTGCACCATTGTAATAATATCAGAATCAGACCAACCAAAACTCCTGAAAATTCCAAGTTTCATTTCTAAACTCGACTTACTAAGCGAGGAAAGCATTTCCACTCCATAATAAAACATCCGTGAATCCCTACAAATGCAAAACTCCTTCTCCACTCTTTGGACTATATCCTCAAGCCACTCAAGCTTTTGAACAAAAATTATCGGATTCCTAAGAATAAGCTTTTCAAGGTCCAAACTGGAACAACCATGATTTagaaaaaacaatatattaCGTGCCATTACTCTATCGAGACGATAATGAAGCAATGCAGGAGATCTCTTAAGAACTTTAGCTACAGTCTCATCTTTACCCAATAACTTCCTAAGATATTCAAGACTAGGTCTAATCCTAGTATCGAGACCTGTTCTAAGAAAAGGTCCACTTTTTGAAATAACCCTAACTAAATCCAACCCAGATAAACCAAATTCTTGAAGAACCCTAACTTTGGGTTCAAGGGTTTTCCCCACATCAGCAAACAACAATGTGGGTGCCGGATAAACCAAGATTTTTATCTGGGTGTTGTCTAAACCGATTTGTTTGAAGAAATTGAGAACTAAATTAGGCTTATTGTTTCCGGGTTTCAAGCAAGTTACCTTGGAGCTAGCAGAAATGGCTTTCTCTGTGGAGAAGCCAAGTGAATTCACTAAAAATTCTGGCATTAAATTGGGTGTAGTTGTGGAGGAAAAAGAGAGTTCAAGTTTGAAGCAATACATGGAAATGAAATGCCTTCTTCCACCATTTTTACCAACTCCAAACATCTCTGCAAAAATGTAGTTCAATTTTGATAGCCTAGAACTCCAATTTATAGCATCCCAATTTACTCCATTCGAATTTCTTTTTATAGGAGAGAGAGGCAAAAGGATGAGATAAAAATGAGGTAGAGGTACACAAATTAGTTTTGGTTTTGAATTGGCAAAATGTGTATGCTGTTTGCTTTCATCGTTTGTCAAACTGAACTCTTATACTCTAAAATTAAGGGAAAGGGTGACCAAGAGTTTGgtcaaatcattttaaaaatataattaactaattatgggatcaaattacattttcaaaactttttaatttttttataaatataaaaaagtacaCTTTTATTGttcaaatcaaatcatttaaaagaaaaaaatctttcATCTTGCTCGTCtattctctctcttcttttcttccttcCTTGGGGGATTTCTCATCTTCTTCTTTAGAAATTCGGAAATCCGTCATTACTCTTCCTCTACCGTTGTTACTCTTCCTCTTCAGTCCTCCATACTCTCTCATCTTTCTGAACTGTAATCATTAGAACTCTTAAACGAAATTTGGTCCACCAGTTACAGATTAGGTAAAAAActgattcaagaagaagaaaacacaaGCACTATCAGCGAAGACCCGCAATGtacaaaaataagaagaagaagatgaagagagcAAGAAGAACGGAAAGCAAGCAAGCAAAGATGAGagcagaagaaaaagaagaggacAAATACGACGGCTGGAGGCGGGGGAAAAAGCTTTTATTTACTCTTTTGGCTCGATATTTCCCaccaaaattggttaaattaggtttgATATAGtcaatttaccattttacccctcaTTTAATTTCCACCAAAAGTTGGTTAAATTAGGTATTATGAAATTACCcttttacccttcatttaattcagtggaccaaactgtcaacttataaacttgagggCAACTCCACAATCGttaatcattaatcacataattgtcacATACACCcaatacttaagacttatgtcaccacccatttattttgaaaccttaatgtcacttttttttaaaaatcccctctcactatgtttggatcattgttattcATTGTttcattgtattgtattgtattctACTCTATTATactgtattgtatggtagatacaatgtttggttagactatattgtttgttgttgttaaataatattttaattgtttattttgattgtatcgtactgtattgcaatttataaatttacgaAAATATCCTTAACTATTCTAGGGTTGGGggtttgactagatttaatTCGTTTAAACATCTCTTAGACCCGACGTGGAATCTAAAAAGGAATTTATAATGTATGTCAAACTTgtaaaattagaaattttaacATCCACCAATACAAAGATTTGAGTTTTCTAATCAAGtgacttgaattttttttttcaagtagaACTTAGGCTATATCCTTTTACAAGCAGAAAATTAGATCTTTGTTTACTATTATTAGTACAAAATAGTTAAGAAAAATAAGGAATTGTTCTCTACTCTCTCATTTCTATCCTCTTACTTAACAAAATTCATGGGCAAATTTGCACCATTTTCCTACTCATAATCTCCTCAAGCGGTAAGTGAGATCAATGAACATATCCTCTTTGCATGTCATTGTAAGACCACCAATCGGATGATCAAAGACAAACTCTTCTTCAGGATGATCAATGAACATATCCTCTTTGTTGTGCAATGTCCTTTTGGgtgtgctgccaaaggaggatgatggcatggcacgcctgacgttgtccgaccgtgtatgctgtgcaagggcgatgatggcatgcaacgcccgacgtcgtccgacccttTGCATGCTatgcaagggcgatgatggcattccacgcccgacaacgtccgaccgtgttttcattccaagggcgatgatgtcatgccacacccaacgtagtccgaccgtgtatgctatccaagggcgaatATGGCATTGCCACACCCGATTGAAGAACTCCTTAGAATTCGATTAGCCTGAATAAATGGAGTCATTTTTATACCCATTATCTCAAGAAATAATATGTAACTCTAACTGACGAAGGAAAACAAAGAGCAAGAACCTTGAGAAATGCAcagaaaatgaattttttttgaatgtcaGGATAGTTGTGTTTTGCTGACATGTTTGGgtctgaatatatatatatatatatatatatatataNNNNNNNNNNNNNNNNNNNNNNNNNNNNNNNNNNNNNNNNNNNNNNNNNNNNNNNNNNNNNNNNNNNNNNNNNNNNNNNNNNNNNNNNNNNNNNNNNNNNNNNNNNNNNNNNNNNNNNNNNNNNNNNNNNNNNNNNNNNNNNNNNNNNNNNNNNNNNNNNNNNNNNNNNNNNNNNNNNNNNNNNNNNNNNNNNNNNNNNNNNNNNNNNNNNNNNNNNNNNNNNNNNNNNNNNNNNNNNNNNNNNNNNNNNNNNNNNNNNNNNNNNNNNNNNNNNNNNNNNNNNNNNNNNNNNNNNNNNNNNNNNNNNNNNNNNNNNNNNNNNNNNNNNNNNNNNNNNNNNNNNNNNNNNNNNNNNNNNNNNNNNNNNNNNNAATTCTACCCTCCTGAATTCTTTAAAGGAACACGTATTAACTACTTGTTTGTATCTGCTTGACGAacttaacaataattattttgaacaacaCTTTGTATTAATTGTAAAATTCAAGTAATACAAAGATTACAACTTCTTTAGCTcttaaggaattataaactctaactcCTTCTAATCAAGACAAAAAACTACTCCCTAGTTTTCTATCTTTTCAATGCTTTTCAAGTACTCTAACTTGTCAAGCAAATCTACTACCTAGATTGTAAACAAACTCTTGAATACAATCTTACAACGTTAACACTCAACTCGCAGCACTCAAAAGATTTTAACAAAACTCTCTCAACtctcttgatcgtgttttgaaGCTCTCTCTTTGTAGGTGCGCAAGTTTTTCTGATCAAAAtagctctctatttatagaccaGAAATTCTGCCAATCCTTGTACAAATCAACTTTGTATTTGTCTTCTACAAATCCTTGTTGACTTCTACTAACTCTTTTTCTCGAAACCTTATTGTACTCAAACTTGTTTTTAATAGTTTTCCTTAACCAAGTAAACTACTATAATAAAAAACGTACACATAAGTTTCCATATATAATACATACGCCGCCACTTGCATACTGCTGCAATATTTCACTGGAACATGTTGCACTACCTGTTCAATACACTTTTGCCATATTCAAAATCTCAAGATTTAACAAACACTATATGCCCCACTGCTTCTTATAATTTGGAACAGAAAAAGTAACCTTTTTCTTCGTTCTTATCTTACAAGTAATTTAATATGATCAGTGTTAGGGAACTGATAAAAATGGAAAGGAGATGTCATAAATTTACAGCCAAACAAACGAAGTCTTTTCCAAGATCAAGATACCATGGTTCAGAAAGTTGTAACAACATAACATTTCTATTGTGTAGAAGACAAGGTGCGGAGAATAACTTGTGTATTATTTCATTAtgtaagatatatatatatatatatatatatatatattcacacacacacaaatacAATGAGCTCTAATTAAG includes:
- the LOC107017892 gene encoding transcription termination factor MTEF1, chloroplastic-like; the encoded protein is MFGVGKNGGRRHFISMYCFKLELSFSSTTTPNLMPEFLVNSLGFSTEKAISASSKVTCLKPGNNKPNLVLNFFKQIGLDNTQIKILVYPAPTLLFADVGKTLEPKVRVLQEFGLSGLDLVRVISKSGPFLRTGLDTRIRPSLEYLRKLLGKDETVAKVLKRSPALLHYRLDRVMARNILFFLNHGCSSLDLEKLILRNPIIFVQKLEWLEDIVQRVEKEFCICRDSRMFYYGVEMLSSLSKSSLEMKLGIFRSFGWSDSDIITMVQRLPLCLTTSEVKLRNVLKFFMEELGYESSYIARHPTLIMFSLEKRVLPRIKIWELLQEKQVIKKVPCFYTVIKCSEREFLENYVLPVRDEIPEVYELYIKSRN